In one window of Williamwhitmania taraxaci DNA:
- a CDS encoding type II toxin-antitoxin system RelE family toxin, whose protein sequence is MKVEFLSSFNRDIGKLSQSVKNDVAHAIAEVEEATKLAEIGNIKKLKGFKNVYRIRIGEYRVGLFIEKGTVEFARIVHRKDIYKVFP, encoded by the coding sequence ATGAAGGTTGAATTCCTCAGCAGCTTCAACAGGGATATTGGCAAGCTAAGCCAATCGGTAAAAAACGATGTTGCCCATGCCATAGCAGAGGTTGAAGAAGCCACTAAGCTTGCGGAGATAGGGAACATAAAGAAGCTGAAGGGATTTAAAAACGTGTATAGGATACGAATTGGCGAATATAGAGTTGGGCTTTTCATTGAAAAGGGCACGGTAGAATTTGCCCGAATAGTTCACCGTAAAGATATTTA